The following coding sequences lie in one Synechococcus sp. PCC 7336 genomic window:
- a CDS encoding Ig-like domain-containing protein, which yields MPLSDAPLNADSSAIASGLILDDELPSGSLLKQASLESGLDLSSSSSSEPVGEGALATESETLSPLEEQPFEPEEPSSLFPSQSSFPSSSGSGGTGSSTDQQQRLLEEAANSFDLLTGSETNSQLLGTATEADLLVTSSSLSTLTAETATAPAFAVVAEGRVTINGGGDFDGNPLDLSDDARIYAGDGFAFNQPPILPVQLDSQGNPVLDASGQPVLVENAVVVAAGFSVASAPDNPYANLLPPQEVAPLTVEVPAFADIRANELALRLPEGTPEIAFNPNQSPINTVEEFEANFPAGGTLENPAFIRVANGSLTIPDGVSISNAVIVVESGSITFNGSNQTLDNVVLLSEQRTVNLGNAQLNNSSVLAANNIRTGSGSRFSGQTLLANGNANSILNFNGATASINADDFLSVVAQGRLTFNGVVDTRAQLVAGGNVSFNSPSMLVGSILTRGNLTFNQSIEVSVEPASTPPPDTTAPIVTLELANDTGVDNSDTISNDPTIVVQATDDLGITSLEARFSSSSDPDFVDISTALTADSIQLDLDLLESINGDELVDGTLTLELQASDAAGNSSTTEFSFTLDRLAPTIGVYNPSGSANTFIDIFFNEVVTSENFNLEDIVLNQLVFTPDSSVQQIEITSIEQLGEAQFRINLSEAIPPDLYQLEIAPGVMDIAGNITETATGFVFESNAGLVEIFPFDGEEFVNPSREIIVRFNQEVDPSTVNEDSFFLIANGEKIPGNIVVSSTGIFATFFSDGLLPASTQIRVIVDGDKIETQSGELLDANNTGDPGGILSADFQTLSLTSIEGTDIVGYVLDSNNQNPDGSDIPIIGATITVDGLPGLVATTDESGFFRLEDVPAPATFIQIDGSTATNTPAGTFYATVTEFIETLPGQEVQLSREGEPFDIFLPLISEGDIQNLSLTETTNVGFGSAATAELIQLFPEVDPSIWELTQVEFAPGSARDDAGNIAVEALIVPVSPDRLPAPLPPGIDPQLVISIQAGGPQGFSVAGGATNFDTPAPITFPNLEGLEAGEKSLIYSFNHDAGRFDVIGTGTVSADGRTITSDPGVGILAPGWHFAISGTTNRFVIGFNPPDPTASGNELLFDDFPIQNGTLALSPFQLMTLQEVETAFPTVSALRGLLLSGLELAANPISFFTLDLIGGEINDLAEEFVDRFISGSQQEFVHNPGDFLSEQVRDARVFQNAVDSVVDRLNEIIQSQADQGFIDVNDMTIAIADTDIPEISFPSGNLIDSFALKALIGGTQGTLVSIEDFDADATVGTNAAFPGFGTYTATLRFEILDTFGVDETDLYEPPRSPAEALYAFWILQHQRIGPAPFTNRIVVEVPITQNFVVPAGFEEIIIEIDSGSSSASPPPNTQLPTTSSEISQTEDPSLALSSDESMEIIEPEFSTVAGFGDNHQVFFRYVIEGDLEVFGSINPDETLSNFTLGPDQDFIASFYQPSTNRSTQLTSVTNLSGVPTFFSNSPVGIGEADSIVDLNTFGGLDEDGDGIPDFGEFVLGTDPNNIDSDGDGISDAAELEQGLDPLDDRAFSTGIIASLPLLGEANAIVVEGSTEVAGGQTAYIATGSHGLAIVDASQFDTPIILGQLNLGGDATDVGIDSDLQIAAVATNDGGLQLIDVSDPVIPVGIQTLNLSASLVEVNDGVAYATVGNSLVSVDVFSGEILQTLSLSGSGSITGIARERDKLYAYLSGSDLFTIIDISTEGNAFVEGQVGVSIASFQVGVFVANGITYLAGSGLHTVDVSNPQNPVLISAADSPFVAQNVALNGSGIALTASASQGVGIFDITDPTNTNNTLFSVDTPGSVNDLAIASGIAYIADGTDGLQVINYLPFDNQGVAPTVALDVSTFDFAFNGTAFEVIEGSTIPVKIDTADDVQIRNVEVLINGEIVQNDVSFPFNESVIAPRITEASGEFILEVRATDTGGNIALSAPVVFQLLEDTTQLELLDLITPDGTVERVGPTTIQLKFSEPIDAATIGPSSIQLIDEQGNIVSPSDLQLRSDDRLIRLTFTPLLAGNYQLLINAPDITDRAGNPLGDNQIAEIFQILVDTFSPEIDNIFPSDGEIIPSLDTIVVEFSEDLDPTTVTTSTFQLFDSAGTLIDPISFELRDSNQVLLLSFEDLFDDEYQLIIDAPEVTDSFGNTLDDEEVVTAFLIGDFSGYYDSFD from the coding sequence ATGCCTCTATCCGATGCACCTCTGAACGCCGATAGCTCGGCGATCGCCTCTGGCCTCATCCTCGATGACGAACTACCCAGTGGTTCCCTGCTGAAACAGGCCAGTTTGGAAAGTGGTTTGGACCTGTCTAGCTCCAGTTCGAGCGAGCCAGTGGGAGAAGGCGCCCTCGCCACTGAATCGGAAACCCTGTCCCCGCTGGAGGAGCAACCATTCGAGCCGGAGGAACCCAGCTCGCTATTTCCATCTCAGTCCTCATTTCCATCCTCGTCTGGGAGCGGCGGCACGGGCTCGTCGACCGACCAACAGCAACGACTGCTGGAGGAAGCCGCGAACTCGTTCGACTTGCTTACGGGCAGCGAGACAAACTCACAACTGTTGGGGACAGCCACAGAGGCTGACCTGCTGGTAACGAGTAGTAGCTTATCGACTCTGACAGCAGAGACCGCAACAGCCCCCGCCTTTGCAGTGGTGGCGGAAGGCCGAGTCACGATTAATGGAGGTGGAGATTTTGACGGCAATCCGCTCGATCTCTCGGACGATGCCCGCATCTATGCCGGGGATGGATTCGCCTTTAACCAACCCCCCATCCTGCCGGTGCAGTTGGATAGCCAGGGCAATCCCGTCCTCGATGCCTCCGGTCAGCCAGTTCTAGTCGAGAATGCCGTGGTGGTGGCAGCGGGATTTTCCGTGGCAAGCGCCCCTGATAATCCCTATGCCAACTTGCTGCCTCCCCAGGAGGTCGCCCCGCTAACGGTTGAGGTGCCTGCGTTTGCCGATATCCGAGCCAACGAACTGGCTCTGCGCTTGCCAGAGGGCACTCCAGAAATCGCCTTCAATCCCAATCAATCCCCCATCAATACAGTAGAAGAGTTTGAAGCCAATTTCCCCGCTGGCGGGACGCTGGAGAATCCGGCTTTCATTCGCGTTGCCAATGGCAGTCTGACCATTCCCGATGGAGTTTCCATCAGCAATGCCGTCATCGTGGTAGAAAGTGGCTCGATTACCTTCAACGGCAGCAATCAGACCCTCGATAATGTCGTACTGCTGTCAGAGCAGCGGACGGTCAATCTCGGCAATGCTCAACTCAATAACAGCTCGGTCCTAGCGGCCAATAATATTCGCACGGGTAGTGGGTCTCGCTTTAGCGGACAGACGTTACTGGCCAATGGCAATGCCAATAGTATTCTCAATTTTAATGGGGCCACCGCGTCCATAAATGCGGATGATTTCCTGAGCGTCGTGGCTCAGGGCCGACTAACCTTCAATGGGGTGGTAGATACTCGCGCTCAGTTAGTGGCGGGGGGGAATGTCTCGTTTAACAGCCCCTCGATGTTGGTGGGGTCGATATTGACTCGGGGCAATCTCACCTTTAATCAAAGCATCGAGGTGAGTGTCGAGCCTGCGAGCACTCCCCCACCCGACACAACTGCACCGATAGTAACCCTAGAGCTAGCAAACGATACTGGGGTGGATAACAGCGATACGATCTCAAACGACCCAACCATTGTGGTTCAGGCAACAGACGATCTAGGTATTACTTCGTTAGAAGCTAGATTTTCTAGTAGCAGCGATCCTGACTTTGTCGACATCAGCACAGCTCTTACTGCTGATAGTATTCAGCTAGACTTAGATCTCTTGGAATCGATAAATGGAGACGAACTAGTTGACGGTACTCTTACCCTTGAATTGCAGGCTAGTGACGCGGCTGGGAACAGCAGCACGACAGAATTTTCCTTTACCCTCGATCGACTTGCTCCAACAATTGGAGTTTATAACCCCTCAGGTAGTGCAAATACATTTATTGATATCTTCTTCAATGAAGTAGTAACATCTGAAAACTTCAATCTGGAGGATATTGTACTCAATCAACTTGTCTTTACACCAGACTCGTCAGTTCAACAGATAGAAATCACCTCAATTGAACAACTGGGAGAGGCTCAGTTTAGAATTAACTTATCAGAAGCTATTCCTCCAGATCTATATCAACTAGAAATCGCACCAGGAGTGATGGACATTGCTGGAAATATCACTGAAACTGCAACTGGCTTTGTTTTTGAGTCGAATGCTGGACTTGTAGAGATATTCCCATTCGATGGTGAGGAATTTGTAAATCCTAGCCGCGAGATTATTGTTCGTTTCAATCAGGAAGTAGATCCCAGCACTGTTAACGAAGATTCTTTTTTCTTGATAGCAAATGGAGAAAAAATCCCTGGCAATATTGTCGTCTCTAGTACAGGTATATTTGCTACATTCTTTAGTGATGGCCTCTTGCCAGCATCAACTCAAATCAGAGTCATTGTCGATGGGGACAAGATAGAAACACAGTCCGGAGAACTTTTAGATGCTAATAATACAGGCGATCCAGGAGGTATTCTTTCAGCAGATTTCCAGACATTATCTTTAACTTCCATTGAGGGAACAGATATTGTTGGATATGTCTTGGATTCCAACAATCAGAATCCTGATGGATCCGACATACCAATCATTGGTGCAACAATTACCGTTGATGGCTTGCCAGGATTGGTAGCAACTACAGATGAATCTGGATTCTTCCGTCTTGAGGATGTCCCCGCACCAGCAACCTTCATACAAATTGATGGCAGTACAGCAACCAATACTCCAGCAGGAACCTTCTATGCAACAGTTACAGAGTTTATCGAAACACTGCCAGGTCAAGAAGTGCAGTTAAGTAGAGAAGGTGAACCCTTTGATATTTTCTTGCCATTAATTAGCGAGGGAGATATTCAAAATCTCTCGCTTACAGAAACAACAAATGTTGGATTTGGTTCCGCTGCTACTGCCGAACTCATCCAATTATTCCCCGAAGTGGATCCGTCCATTTGGGAGCTCACCCAAGTTGAATTTGCTCCTGGATCTGCTCGGGACGATGCTGGCAATATTGCTGTCGAAGCATTAATTGTACCTGTATCTCCAGACCGCTTACCTGCCCCACTTCCTCCGGGAATAGATCCCCAACTGGTCATTTCTATCCAAGCAGGAGGGCCTCAAGGATTTTCCGTAGCCGGTGGTGCAACCAACTTCGATACTCCAGCACCAATTACATTCCCTAACTTGGAAGGATTGGAAGCAGGCGAGAAAAGTCTCATCTATTCGTTTAACCACGACGCAGGACGCTTCGATGTGATAGGCACAGGTACGGTCAGTGCCGATGGTAGAACAATCACGTCCGATCCCGGAGTAGGAATACTAGCGCCAGGTTGGCACTTTGCCATTAGTGGAACAACAAATCGATTTGTTATTGGCTTTAATCCTCCCGATCCAACAGCATCTGGAAACGAGCTATTATTTGATGATTTTCCAATACAAAATGGGACATTGGCATTAAGCCCTTTTCAGCTAATGACCTTACAAGAGGTCGAGACGGCTTTCCCGACAGTATCAGCACTCAGAGGTTTGCTCTTGAGTGGCTTAGAGCTTGCAGCCAATCCAATATCATTCTTTACTCTTGATTTAATTGGTGGTGAGATTAATGATTTAGCCGAAGAATTTGTGGATAGATTTATTTCAGGGAGTCAGCAAGAATTTGTCCATAATCCAGGAGATTTTCTCTCTGAACAAGTTCGAGATGCAAGAGTTTTTCAAAATGCTGTGGACTCTGTTGTAGATAGATTGAATGAGATTATACAATCTCAAGCAGATCAAGGATTCATTGATGTCAATGATATGACAATAGCGATTGCCGATACTGACATTCCAGAAATTAGTTTTCCATCAGGAAATCTAATAGATTCATTTGCACTAAAAGCCCTAATTGGTGGAACTCAAGGAACTCTTGTATCTATTGAAGACTTCGATGCAGATGCAACTGTTGGCACCAATGCAGCATTTCCGGGGTTTGGTACCTATACAGCAACACTTCGTTTTGAAATTCTAGATACATTTGGTGTAGACGAAACAGACTTATATGAGCCTCCTCGATCTCCAGCGGAAGCCCTATATGCTTTTTGGATTCTACAACATCAAAGGATTGGACCTGCTCCATTCACAAATCGAATTGTCGTTGAAGTCCCAATCACACAGAACTTTGTTGTTCCTGCTGGATTTGAAGAAATAATCATAGAAATTGACTCTGGCTCATCTTCTGCTTCACCACCTCCCAATACACAACTACCTACTACCTCCTCAGAAATATCTCAGACTGAGGATCCCTCTCTTGCACTTTCCAGTGATGAAAGTATGGAGATTATAGAACCAGAATTCTCAACGGTCGCAGGTTTTGGAGATAATCATCAAGTATTTTTCAGGTACGTAATTGAAGGTGACTTAGAGGTATTTGGAAGTATAAATCCTGATGAAACACTATCTAACTTTACTTTAGGTCCCGACCAAGATTTTATTGCTAGTTTTTATCAGCCTTCAACCAATAGAAGCACTCAACTCACAAGTGTGACTAACTTGAGTGGGGTTCCGACATTCTTTTCTAATTCTCCTGTCGGTATCGGCGAGGCAGACTCAATTGTAGATTTGAATACGTTTGGAGGGCTAGATGAAGATGGGGACGGTATACCTGATTTTGGAGAATTTGTGTTGGGTACAGATCCAAACAACATCGATAGCGATGGAGATGGCATTAGCGATGCGGCTGAATTAGAGCAGGGATTAGATCCCCTTGACGATCGAGCCTTTTCCACTGGCATTATTGCCAGCCTTCCTCTACTTGGAGAGGCAAATGCAATTGTTGTTGAAGGTTCAACCGAGGTCGCTGGTGGTCAGACAGCTTACATCGCCACAGGCTCCCACGGTTTAGCCATAGTTGATGCATCCCAGTTCGATACCCCCATTATCTTGGGTCAACTAAACCTCGGAGGTGATGCTACAGATGTTGGGATTGATTCAGACTTACAAATTGCTGCTGTAGCCACCAATGATGGAGGCTTACAGCTAATTGATGTCTCCGATCCCGTCATTCCTGTAGGGATACAGACTCTAAATTTATCCGCTAGCCTTGTCGAAGTGAATGATGGAGTTGCCTATGCAACAGTTGGTAATTCCTTAGTCTCTGTTGATGTATTCTCAGGAGAAATTCTACAGACTCTTAGTCTATCAGGCAGTGGTTCTATCACAGGCATTGCTCGGGAAAGAGACAAATTATATGCCTATCTCAGTGGATCTGACCTATTCACTATTATCGATATTTCTACTGAAGGAAATGCATTTGTCGAAGGTCAAGTAGGTGTTAGCATAGCTTCATTTCAGGTAGGTGTTTTTGTTGCTAACGGAATCACATATTTAGCAGGAAGTGGACTTCATACAGTTGATGTTTCAAATCCTCAAAATCCTGTATTGATTAGTGCTGCAGACTCTCCATTTGTTGCCCAAAATGTTGCTTTGAATGGCTCTGGAATTGCACTTACAGCTTCTGCAAGTCAAGGGGTTGGTATATTTGATATCACCGATCCTACCAACACAAATAATACTCTTTTCAGCGTAGATACTCCTGGCTCGGTTAATGACTTGGCTATAGCCTCAGGTATTGCTTACATCGCCGATGGTACAGATGGATTACAAGTAATCAATTACCTCCCCTTTGACAATCAAGGAGTTGCTCCTACTGTAGCCCTTGACGTGTCTACCTTTGATTTTGCATTTAATGGCACTGCCTTTGAAGTCATAGAAGGTAGTACTATTCCTGTTAAAATAGATACAGCAGATGATGTTCAGATTCGCAATGTTGAAGTGCTAATCAATGGTGAAATAGTACAGAATGATGTTTCATTCCCATTTAATGAGTCGGTAATTGCACCTAGAATTACTGAGGCTAGCGGTGAGTTCATACTTGAAGTTCGTGCCACCGATACGGGCGGCAATATAGCTCTATCTGCTCCAGTCGTTTTTCAGCTTCTTGAAGATACTACACAGCTAGAGCTATTGGATCTCATTACACCTGACGGTACTGTAGAAAGAGTAGGTCCTACGACTATTCAACTCAAGTTTTCAGAGCCAATTGATGCCGCAACTATAGGACCTTCATCAATTCAACTTATTGATGAACAGGGTAATATTGTGTCGCCCTCCGATCTTCAGTTGAGAAGTGACGATCGATTAATACGGCTCACATTCACTCCGCTGTTAGCTGGAAATTATCAACTGCTCATCAATGCTCCAGATATAACCGACCGTGCTGGTAATCCTTTAGGAGATAATCAAATAGCTGAGATATTTCAGATATTGGTCGATACATTCTCTCCTGAGATCGATAATATATTTCCATCTGATGGCGAAATCATCCCATCTCTAGATACAATAGTTGTTGAATTCTCTGAGGATTTAGATCCTACAACTGTCACTACATCTACATTTCAGTTGTTTGATTCTGCCGGGACTTTAATCGATCCTATATCTTTTGAGCTAAGAGATTCTAATCAAGTATTGCTACTATCTTTTGAAGACTTATTCGACGATGAATATCAACTAATAATTGATGCCCCTGAGGTTACCGACTCTTTTGGCAATACTTTGGATGATGAAGAGGTTGTGACAGCATTCTTAATCGGTGATTTTAGTGGATATTATGACAGCTTTGATTAA
- a CDS encoding 3'-5' exonuclease has translation MSLLSGFVAIPRLQAIADPRLREDALQRERQLLYVSLTRARDEVFVSWIGEPSQFLDDVMTPAQLAAA, from the coding sequence ATGTCACTTTTGTCCGGGTTCGTTGCCATACCCCGTCTACAGGCGATTGCCGACCCCAGACTGCGAGAGGATGCTCTCCAGCGTGAGCGGCAGCTGCTCTATGTCAGCTTGACTCGGGCTAGAGACGAGGTGTTTGTCAGTTGGATTGGAGAGCCGAGCCAGTTTTTAGACGATGTGATGACCCCAGCCCAACTGGCTGCAGCATAA
- a CDS encoding glycosyltransferase family 2 protein → MTIENEPQVSLIVVSYNMARELPRVLLSLTPPYQQGIEARDIEIIVVDNGSIVPPDPSSFPQGVRLRVVENPTVSPARAINVGLKDACGDLIGVLIDGARMASPGLCKYALLAARLHHRPIISTLGFHLGPDIQRRSLDQGYCQREEDRLLDSIRWQDNGYGLFEISVFAGSSKHGWFMPIAESNALFLTRALWNELDGFEERFELPGGGLVNLDTYVRACKLPNTELITLLGEGTFHQVHGGITTNQNKQDISWKVFHQNYIDIRGKNFAVPSKPCLFLGTIPPAVRKSIKLAADLLVNHV, encoded by the coding sequence ATGACTATTGAGAATGAGCCACAGGTTTCTCTAATTGTTGTGTCTTACAACATGGCTCGCGAGTTGCCAAGAGTTTTGCTCTCATTAACCCCCCCCTACCAACAGGGCATCGAGGCAAGGGATATCGAAATTATTGTTGTTGACAATGGCTCAATTGTTCCACCAGACCCTAGCAGTTTTCCCCAAGGGGTCCGCTTGCGGGTAGTCGAGAACCCTACAGTGTCTCCGGCAAGAGCCATTAACGTTGGCTTGAAGGACGCTTGTGGCGATCTAATCGGCGTCCTGATTGACGGGGCTCGCATGGCCTCCCCTGGATTGTGCAAATATGCCCTGCTTGCGGCTCGTTTGCATCACCGACCCATCATCTCCACACTCGGATTCCATCTCGGTCCCGATATTCAGAGGAGAAGTCTGGACCAGGGTTATTGCCAACGAGAGGAAGATCGTCTGTTGGACTCCATCCGCTGGCAAGACAACGGGTACGGTCTGTTTGAGATCTCGGTATTTGCAGGATCGAGCAAGCACGGTTGGTTTATGCCGATCGCAGAAAGTAATGCCCTGTTTTTGACCCGAGCCCTGTGGAATGAGCTGGATGGCTTTGAGGAGAGATTCGAGCTTCCGGGAGGAGGACTGGTAAATCTAGATACTTACGTTCGTGCTTGCAAACTCCCCAATACTGAGTTGATTACCCTTCTAGGAGAAGGGACGTTCCACCAAGTGCATGGTGGAATTACCACTAATCAAAATAAGCAAGATATTTCCTGGAAAGTATTTCATCAAAACTATATCGACATCCGAGGCAAAAACTTTGCCGTTCCCAGTAAGCCTTGCTTGTTTTTGGGAACAATTCCCCCGGCAGTTCGTAAATCAATAAAACTGGCTGCAGACCTCTTAGTCAATCACGTCTAG
- a CDS encoding methyltransferase domain-containing protein, whose amino-acid sequence MLQSNISVLDIGGSNVNGSYRDVFSDEKFKYLAVDLEAAPGVDIVLDNPYKLPFKDAEFDIIISGQVFEHVEFFWKLFEEMARVLQRDGLMFLIVPSAGPIHRYPVDCYRFYPDSMQALARYAGIKLNACWMDDRGPWNDLVSVFAHRETATPVPINVILPGNKYTEQTAVAPLFDSGIDPTVELTRGKVPYLDVLRTIHKIVEPRNYFEIGVRRGNSLSLASCPSIAVDPDPDLNFSLAKHQVLYRKTSDAFFREDATEAMTDRAWDLAFIDGMHLFEFALRDFINVERYATSTTLVAIDDIYPNHPLQAKRMRQSRVWTGDVWKLRYCLEQFRPDLVLLPIDTAPTGILLVAGLNPKNRTLSNKYNPIVRKYRSLSLDECDLPILDRGDALSPEDGRIEELLDVLAKERQNSQRNLSVRLKRLLNPRHANDY is encoded by the coding sequence TTGCTGCAATCTAACATTAGTGTTCTAGATATCGGAGGTTCTAATGTTAATGGCAGCTATAGAGATGTTTTCTCGGATGAAAAATTTAAATATTTAGCTGTCGATCTAGAAGCAGCTCCTGGAGTAGATATCGTCCTTGACAATCCTTACAAACTTCCTTTTAAAGATGCTGAGTTTGACATCATCATTAGTGGACAAGTGTTCGAGCACGTCGAGTTTTTCTGGAAACTATTTGAGGAAATGGCTCGCGTCTTGCAGCGTGACGGACTGATGTTCCTTATTGTTCCTTCAGCAGGTCCCATTCATCGATATCCCGTCGATTGCTACCGGTTTTATCCCGACTCTATGCAGGCACTTGCCAGGTACGCTGGGATTAAGCTAAATGCCTGCTGGATGGACGATCGTGGCCCCTGGAACGATTTAGTCAGCGTATTTGCTCATCGAGAGACAGCCACGCCGGTTCCGATAAATGTAATATTGCCCGGAAATAAATATACGGAGCAAACCGCCGTCGCGCCCCTGTTTGATAGCGGTATCGATCCGACGGTGGAACTGACTCGGGGTAAGGTTCCGTATCTGGATGTCCTCCGCACCATCCACAAAATTGTCGAGCCCCGAAATTATTTCGAGATTGGAGTGAGGCGGGGCAACAGTCTCTCACTTGCCTCATGTCCCTCAATTGCAGTCGATCCCGACCCCGATTTGAACTTTAGTCTCGCCAAACATCAGGTGCTGTACCGAAAGACAAGCGACGCGTTCTTTCGCGAGGATGCTACCGAAGCGATGACGGATCGAGCCTGGGACTTGGCCTTCATTGATGGAATGCATTTATTTGAATTTGCATTGCGGGACTTTATCAATGTGGAGCGCTACGCGACATCAACCACGCTAGTAGCGATCGATGATATCTACCCTAACCATCCCCTGCAGGCCAAACGGATGAGGCAATCTAGAGTATGGACGGGGGACGTGTGGAAATTGCGCTATTGCCTCGAGCAATTTCGTCCAGATTTAGTTTTGCTCCCTATCGATACCGCCCCCACAGGCATTTTGCTGGTTGCTGGATTAAACCCCAAGAATCGCACTCTGAGCAATAAATACAATCCAATTGTCAGAAAATACCGATCGCTGTCTTTAGATGAGTGCGATCTGCCAATTCTCGATCGGGGGGATGCTCTATCTCCTGAAGATGGAAGAATTGAGGAGCTGCTGGACGTTCTTGCTAAAGAACGGCAAAATTCGCAGCGTAACCTTTCTGTGCGACTGAAGCGGTTACTGAATCCCAGACATGCAAATGACTATTGA
- a CDS encoding CmcI family methyltransferase has protein sequence MKDGIENSLDMSLKEYLPLLQRRIIRRTSYFGVKTLKNPMDFWVYQEIIYEMKPDVIVEVGNNWGGSTLALAHLLDLCARGRIIALDIDQSKVADKVRQHPRIKLFEGDAVACFDQVRNAIASEDRVLIIEDSSHTFENTLAVLRTYSPLTKPGDYFIVEDSICHHGLDVGPNPGPYEAIEAFILENDEFEVDRDKESFLITWNPKGFIKRKAQ, from the coding sequence ATGAAAGACGGTATTGAAAACAGCCTAGATATGTCGCTTAAGGAATACCTCCCTTTATTGCAGAGACGAATAATACGGAGGACATCCTACTTTGGCGTTAAAACTCTGAAAAATCCGATGGATTTCTGGGTGTATCAGGAAATCATTTACGAGATGAAGCCCGATGTCATTGTAGAAGTTGGTAATAATTGGGGAGGCAGTACCTTGGCTTTGGCTCACTTGCTCGACCTCTGCGCTCGCGGTCGCATTATTGCTCTCGATATCGATCAAAGTAAGGTGGCTGATAAGGTTCGCCAGCATCCGCGCATTAAATTGTTCGAAGGGGATGCGGTAGCATGTTTCGACCAAGTGAGAAACGCGATCGCATCTGAAGATAGAGTTTTAATTATAGAAGATAGCTCTCATACCTTTGAAAATACTTTGGCAGTATTGCGTACCTATAGTCCTCTTACTAAGCCTGGGGACTATTTTATTGTTGAAGATAGTATTTGCCATCATGGATTAGATGTAGGACCCAATCCGGGACCGTACGAAGCGATCGAAGCCTTCATCCTAGAAAACGATGAGTTTGAGGTCGATCGTGACAAAGAATCTTTTCTTATCACCTGGAATCCAAAGGGATTTATCAAACGAAAAGCACAGTGA
- a CDS encoding response regulator transcription factor: MNGTILLVDDEPGLRDAVQAYLEDSGFAVEAAANAQIALQKLQQNPPELIISDVMMPRVDGYAFLKQVREQPAYRQIPFIFLTAKGLTADRIQGYNAGVDAYLPKPFEPDELVAIAQNLLEKARTAPDTATVARELAEIKALLAERQAADSKPAQFTPEPPPIKVQLTPREEEVLDLVSEGLMNKEIARKLETSIRNVEKYVTRLLNKTGTNSRTELVRYAITYGLVQL, from the coding sequence ATGAATGGGACTATCTTATTAGTCGATGACGAGCCGGGATTGCGGGATGCGGTTCAGGCGTATTTGGAAGATAGCGGCTTTGCGGTAGAGGCAGCAGCCAATGCGCAGATTGCCTTGCAAAAGCTGCAGCAAAATCCCCCCGAACTGATTATTTCCGACGTGATGATGCCGCGTGTGGATGGCTATGCGTTTTTAAAGCAGGTGCGGGAGCAGCCTGCCTATCGGCAGATTCCGTTTATTTTCCTGACGGCCAAAGGGCTGACAGCAGATCGCATTCAGGGCTACAACGCTGGGGTGGATGCCTATTTGCCAAAGCCGTTCGAGCCAGACGAGTTGGTGGCGATCGCCCAAAACCTCTTGGAAAAAGCCCGCACTGCCCCCGACACCGCCACCGTTGCCCGCGAACTCGCCGAAATTAAAGCTCTGTTGGCCGAACGACAGGCAGCAGACTCGAAACCCGCTCAGTTCACCCCCGAACCTCCCCCCATTAAGGTTCAACTGACTCCCCGAGAAGAGGAAGTGTTAGATTTGGTTTCGGAAGGATTGATGAATAAAGAGATTGCCAGGAAGTTGGAAACCAGCATCCGCAATGTCGAAAAATATGTGACTCGATTGCTGAACAAGACAGGTACCAACAGTCGGACCGAGCTGGTGCGTTATGCGATTACCTACGGTCTAGTTCAACTTTGA